In Actinacidiphila yeochonensis CN732, a genomic segment contains:
- a CDS encoding glycoside hydrolase family 76 protein yields MSTLLAVLLATPATTAAAANASICNRYCDTRDPALSPTDRQPVTAAVDSRTLVLHFDDTDAMGWASIGGGGAGDEVWLDRSMDGGRTWSDGSKLGDTKVPSGQTGWRTLMYNVDDWNTEGVGALRACGEPAGSSDIACTPWARTTWNAGERRTAAATALMMSYDRGSKLFGGNGWWTSANALTAIIDNIRDTGMGSYEYAIADTYNANLGAQDGNFTNEYLDDTGWWGLAWVDAYDLTGDSRYLATARTDADHMWANWNSTCGGGVRWNTGGEYKNAVTNELFLELDAALHNRISGDTTYLNRAQQEWSWFSASGMINSSHMINDGLSDACVNNGQTTWTYNQGVILGGLTELYKATGDSSLLTTARTLAGASTVGLESNGVLREPGEGDSCTGDGPSFKGAYVRGLGRLNSQLSDHPYSSTLSAWAASAYANDRDALDQYGPHWAGGAGSSDYGCQQSVLDLLNAAG; encoded by the coding sequence ATGTCAACCCTACTGGCGGTACTGCTCGCCACGCCGGCCACCACGGCTGCCGCGGCCAACGCGAGCATCTGCAACCGCTACTGCGACACGCGCGACCCGGCGCTCAGCCCGACGGACCGCCAGCCGGTGACCGCCGCGGTCGACTCCCGCACGCTCGTGCTCCACTTCGACGACACCGACGCGATGGGCTGGGCGTCGATCGGGGGCGGCGGCGCGGGCGACGAGGTGTGGCTGGACCGGTCCATGGACGGCGGCCGCACGTGGAGCGACGGCAGCAAGCTCGGCGACACCAAGGTGCCCTCCGGCCAGACCGGCTGGCGCACCCTGATGTACAACGTGGACGACTGGAACACCGAGGGCGTCGGCGCCCTGCGCGCCTGCGGCGAGCCGGCCGGCAGCTCCGACATCGCCTGCACCCCGTGGGCGCGCACCACATGGAACGCCGGCGAGCGCCGCACCGCGGCCGCCACCGCGCTGATGATGTCGTACGACCGCGGTTCCAAGCTCTTCGGCGGCAACGGCTGGTGGACCAGCGCCAACGCGCTCACCGCGATCATCGACAACATCCGGGACACCGGCATGGGCAGCTACGAGTACGCCATCGCCGACACCTACAACGCCAACCTCGGCGCCCAGGACGGCAACTTCACCAACGAGTACCTCGACGACACGGGGTGGTGGGGACTGGCGTGGGTGGACGCCTACGACCTGACCGGCGACAGCCGGTACCTCGCCACCGCCCGCACCGACGCCGACCACATGTGGGCCAACTGGAACAGCACCTGCGGCGGCGGCGTGCGGTGGAACACCGGCGGCGAGTACAAGAACGCCGTCACCAACGAGCTGTTCCTCGAACTGGACGCGGCGCTGCACAACCGGATCTCCGGCGACACCACCTACCTGAACCGGGCCCAGCAGGAGTGGTCCTGGTTCAGCGCCAGCGGCATGATCAACAGCAGCCACATGATCAACGACGGCCTCAGCGACGCCTGCGTCAACAACGGCCAGACCACCTGGACGTACAACCAGGGTGTGATCCTTGGCGGGTTGACCGAGCTGTACAAGGCGACCGGCGACAGCAGCCTGCTGACCACCGCCCGCACGCTGGCCGGCGCCTCCACCGTGGGCCTGGAGTCGAACGGCGTGCTGCGCGAGCCCGGTGAGGGCGACTCCTGCACCGGCGACGGCCCGTCCTTCAAGGGCGCCTACGTGCGCGGGCTCGGCCGGCTCAACTCCCAGCTCTCCGACCACCCGTACTCCTCCACTCTGAGCGCCTGGGCCGCCTCGGCGTACGCCAACGACCGCGACGCGCTCGACCAGTACGGCCCGCACTGGGCCGGCGGCGCCGGCAGCAGCGACTACGGCTGCCAGCAGAGCGTCCTGGACCTGCTCAACGCGGCCGGCTGA
- a CDS encoding purple acid phosphatase family protein, translated as MVANNTNATPQEPSGQRIGRRTAVGMLGTAGAAAVAAPLLGATPAAAAPSGSTAAFLPSPDAGGAPPIQGLHLEFGADPASQMVVSWLTDGPVKRPRVLYGTLEHGLGQGAQARTRSYTDGKSGRVVYVHHALLDGLAPGTEYLYVASHDGSTPGTGTFTTAPRGRRPLTFTSFGDQSAPQVTWNADGTVGLDANSTPATKDVVTGIEQVAPLFHLLNGDLCYANLDVDRVRTWNNFFANNERSARFRPWMPAAGNHEIESGNGPVGFGAFQTYFQLPSTETDAELAGLWYAFTAGSVRVIVLQNDDNCLQDGGDIYVNGYSGGRQLAFLEKELKAARASRDIDWVVVAMHQVMISSADFNGADLGLRATYGPLFDRYQVDLVVCGHEHDYERSLAVRGVVSGSETLTPAPASTRTDDIDTNLGTVHMVLGGGGVSGTSNQTFFKDGSAKVITSVAPVGSNGKRASVFTKEEAVWSAVRDVDHPYGFAAFTVDPGRFPGDTTRMHVTYYNVDKPEGRLSVFEQFTLHRKRSDGPR; from the coding sequence ATGGTCGCAAACAACACGAACGCGACGCCGCAGGAGCCGTCCGGGCAGCGCATCGGCCGGCGCACCGCCGTCGGCATGCTCGGCACCGCGGGGGCCGCCGCGGTGGCCGCGCCGCTGCTGGGCGCGACGCCGGCCGCCGCCGCCCCGTCCGGGTCCACCGCCGCGTTCCTCCCCTCCCCCGACGCCGGGGGCGCGCCCCCGATCCAGGGCCTGCACCTGGAGTTCGGCGCCGATCCGGCGAGCCAGATGGTGGTGTCCTGGCTGACCGACGGGCCGGTCAAGCGCCCCCGGGTGCTGTACGGCACGCTGGAGCACGGGCTCGGGCAGGGCGCCCAGGCGCGCACCCGCAGCTACACCGACGGCAAGTCCGGCCGGGTCGTGTACGTCCACCACGCGCTGCTGGACGGGCTCGCCCCCGGCACCGAGTACCTGTACGTGGCCTCGCACGACGGCTCCACCCCGGGCACCGGCACGTTCACCACCGCGCCGCGCGGACGGAGGCCGCTGACGTTCACCAGCTTCGGCGACCAGTCCGCGCCGCAGGTGACGTGGAACGCCGACGGCACGGTGGGCCTGGACGCCAACTCCACCCCGGCCACCAAGGACGTGGTCACCGGCATCGAGCAGGTCGCGCCCCTGTTCCACCTGCTCAACGGCGACCTGTGCTACGCCAACCTGGACGTGGACCGGGTCCGCACCTGGAACAACTTCTTCGCCAACAACGAGCGTTCGGCCCGCTTCCGGCCCTGGATGCCGGCCGCCGGCAACCACGAGATCGAGTCGGGCAACGGTCCGGTGGGCTTCGGCGCGTTCCAGACGTACTTCCAGCTCCCGTCCACCGAGACCGACGCCGAACTCGCCGGGCTCTGGTATGCGTTCACCGCCGGCTCGGTGCGGGTGATCGTGCTGCAGAACGACGACAACTGCCTCCAGGACGGCGGCGACATCTACGTCAACGGCTACTCCGGAGGGCGCCAGCTCGCCTTCCTGGAGAAGGAGTTGAAGGCCGCCCGGGCGAGCCGCGACATCGACTGGGTGGTCGTGGCGATGCACCAGGTGATGATCAGCTCCGCCGACTTCAACGGCGCCGACCTCGGCCTGCGCGCCACGTACGGGCCGCTCTTCGACCGCTACCAGGTCGATCTGGTGGTGTGCGGGCACGAGCACGACTACGAGCGCTCCCTCGCGGTGCGCGGCGTGGTCTCCGGCAGTGAGACGCTCACCCCGGCCCCGGCCTCCACCCGGACCGACGACATCGACACCAACCTGGGCACCGTCCACATGGTGCTCGGCGGAGGCGGGGTCTCCGGCACCAGCAACCAGACCTTCTTCAAGGACGGTTCGGCCAAGGTGATCACCTCCGTGGCCCCGGTGGGGTCCAACGGCAAGCGCGCCTCCGTCTTCACCAAGGAGGAGGCCGTGTGGAGCGCGGTGCGCGACGTGGACCACCCCTACGGCTTCGCCGCCTTCACCGTCGACCCCGGCCGCTTCCCGGGCGACACCACCCGCATGCACGTCACGTACTACAACGTCGACAAGCCCGAGGGCCGGCTGTCCGTCTTCGAGCAGTTCACGCTCCACCGCAAGCGCTCCGACGGCCCCCGCTGA
- a CDS encoding phosphocholine-specific phospholipase C, which translates to MNEPNRRRFLQTAGATLGFAALSGSITRAAAIPAARRTGTLRDVEHVVVLMQENRSFDHYFGSLRGVRGFGDPRPATLPGGKSVWHQPNGTGGEVLPYHPEAKDLGLQFIEGLNHEWTGSHAAVNGGRYDQWIAAKSPATMAYLTRQDIPFHYALADAFTVCDAYHCSLIGGTDPNRYYMWTGWTGNDGKGGGPVVDNSELGYAWTTYPERLEQAGISWKIYQDAGDGLDAAGGWGWIEDAYRGNYGDNSLLYFDQYRNARPGDPLYDKARTGTNVKGGDGYFDQLRADVTAGRLPQVSWIAAPEAFSEHPNWPANYGAWYVSQVLDALTADPEVWARTVLLITYDENDGYFDHVVPPFAAAEGQGGSTVDTALEHFAGDSTYAPGPYGLGQRVPMLVVSPWSTGGYVCSETFDHTSIIRFLERRFGVHEPQISPWRRAVCGDLTSAFDFSLRQDRPVRLPDTEGFQPQDSDRHDSYVPVPPAQQALPRQEKGHRPARPLRYVPQTDAAADPARGHVTLTFGGGPEAGAAFTVTAADRTDGPWTYTAAAGRTLSGSWDTAGTQGGYDLTVHGPNGYLCAFAGTVHRSGPEVIARHEGATGRVDLTLVNDGATDVRFTVRDGYAGHQRTVVVRAGRRTGYPVETSASGHWYDVTVVTDHDPAFARRFAGHVETGRPSVSDPAIATA; encoded by the coding sequence ATGAACGAACCCAACCGGCGCCGTTTCCTGCAGACCGCCGGAGCCACCCTCGGCTTCGCCGCGCTGTCCGGGAGCATCACCCGCGCCGCCGCCATCCCCGCCGCGCGGCGCACCGGGACCCTGCGGGACGTCGAGCACGTCGTCGTCCTGATGCAGGAGAACCGCTCCTTCGACCACTACTTCGGCTCGCTGCGCGGGGTGCGCGGCTTCGGCGACCCCCGCCCGGCGACGCTGCCCGGCGGCAAGAGCGTGTGGCACCAGCCGAACGGCACCGGCGGCGAGGTGCTGCCCTACCACCCCGAGGCCAAGGACCTGGGCCTGCAGTTCATCGAGGGCCTCAACCACGAGTGGACCGGCAGCCACGCCGCCGTCAACGGCGGCCGCTACGACCAGTGGATCGCCGCCAAGTCCCCGGCCACCATGGCCTACCTGACCCGGCAGGACATCCCCTTCCACTACGCGCTCGCCGACGCCTTCACGGTCTGCGACGCCTACCACTGCTCGCTGATCGGCGGCACCGACCCCAACCGCTACTACATGTGGACCGGTTGGACCGGCAACGACGGCAAGGGCGGCGGCCCGGTCGTCGACAACTCCGAACTCGGCTACGCCTGGACCACCTACCCCGAGCGGCTGGAGCAGGCCGGGATCTCCTGGAAGATCTACCAGGACGCCGGCGACGGCCTGGACGCCGCCGGCGGCTGGGGCTGGATCGAGGACGCCTACCGCGGCAACTACGGCGACAACTCCCTTCTGTACTTCGACCAGTACCGCAACGCCAGGCCCGGCGACCCGCTCTACGACAAGGCCCGCACCGGCACGAACGTCAAGGGCGGGGACGGCTACTTCGACCAGCTGCGCGCCGACGTCACCGCCGGCCGGCTGCCGCAGGTCTCGTGGATCGCCGCGCCCGAGGCGTTCTCCGAGCACCCCAACTGGCCCGCGAACTACGGCGCCTGGTACGTCTCCCAGGTGCTGGACGCGCTCACCGCCGACCCCGAGGTGTGGGCCAGGACGGTCCTGCTGATCACCTACGACGAGAACGACGGCTACTTCGACCACGTGGTGCCGCCGTTCGCCGCCGCCGAGGGCCAGGGCGGCTCCACCGTCGACACCGCCCTGGAGCACTTCGCCGGCGACTCCACCTACGCGCCCGGCCCCTACGGGCTCGGCCAGCGGGTGCCGATGCTGGTGGTCTCGCCGTGGAGCACCGGCGGCTACGTCTGCTCCGAGACGTTCGACCACACCTCGATCATCCGGTTTCTGGAGCGCCGCTTCGGGGTGCACGAGCCGCAGATCTCGCCGTGGCGCCGCGCCGTGTGCGGTGACCTCACCTCCGCGTTCGACTTCTCCCTCCGCCAGGACCGTCCGGTGCGGCTGCCGGACACCGAGGGCTTCCAGCCGCAGGACTCCGACCGGCACGACTCCTACGTGCCCGTGCCGCCCGCCCAGCAGGCCCTGCCCCGGCAGGAGAAGGGCCACCGGCCGGCCCGGCCGCTGCGCTACGTGCCGCAGACCGACGCCGCCGCGGACCCGGCCCGCGGGCACGTCACCCTCACCTTCGGCGGCGGCCCGGAGGCCGGCGCCGCCTTCACCGTCACCGCCGCCGACCGCACCGACGGACCCTGGACGTACACGGCCGCGGCCGGCCGTACCCTGTCCGGCAGTTGGGACACGGCCGGCACCCAGGGCGGCTACGACCTGACCGTGCACGGCCCCAACGGCTACCTGTGCGCCTTCGCCGGGACCGTGCACCGCTCCGGTCCCGAGGTGATCGCCCGCCACGAGGGTGCCACCGGCCGGGTGGACCTCACCCTGGTCAACGACGGTGCCACGGACGTCCGTTTCACCGTCCGCGACGGCTACGCGGGCCATCAGCGCACCGTCGTGGTCCGGGCCGGCCGCCGCACCGGCTACCCGGTGGAGACCTCGGCGAGCGGGCACTGGTACGACGTCACCGTCGTCACCGACCACGACCCGGCCTTCGCCCGCCGGTTCGCCGGCCACGTGGAGACCGGCCGCCCCAGCGTCAGCGACCCCGCGATCGCGACGGCCTGA
- a CDS encoding sigma-70 family RNA polymerase sigma factor, which produces MSSHQAGPDARERERLVTAHGHLVEREAARYRTWHIDRADLRQAGILGLLIAASRFDPERAVPFGAYAHTWVRKEIQRAVAQQEFPAVLPADLIGRAVVLRRALDEHAGDLNLAAAALGISPTTVAALHRQLRTTAAEDDEELPAPGYALTDPEHAAVGRDFASAARIAWARLDPREAEALTLRYGLDDQPERSYRRIGRLLGVSDHTARKLVERAQAELRRLIA; this is translated from the coding sequence GTGAGCAGTCACCAGGCCGGACCCGACGCCCGCGAGCGGGAACGCCTCGTGACCGCGCACGGGCACCTGGTCGAGCGCGAGGCGGCGCGTTACCGCACCTGGCACATCGACCGGGCAGACCTGCGGCAGGCCGGCATCCTGGGACTGCTGATCGCCGCGAGCCGCTTCGATCCCGAACGCGCCGTGCCCTTCGGGGCGTACGCGCACACCTGGGTGCGCAAGGAGATCCAGCGAGCCGTCGCCCAGCAGGAGTTCCCCGCCGTCCTGCCGGCGGACCTCATCGGCCGCGCCGTCGTCCTGCGCCGCGCCCTCGACGAGCACGCCGGCGACCTGAACCTGGCGGCTGCCGCGCTGGGCATCTCGCCGACGACCGTCGCAGCGCTCCACCGGCAGCTCCGCACCACGGCCGCCGAGGACGACGAGGAGCTGCCCGCGCCCGGCTACGCCCTGACCGACCCCGAACACGCGGCTGTCGGCCGGGACTTCGCCAGCGCGGCCCGGATCGCCTGGGCCCGCCTCGACCCACGCGAGGCCGAGGCGCTGACCCTGCGCTACGGCCTGGACGACCAGCCGGAACGGTCATACCGCCGGATCGGCCGTCTCCTCGGGGTCTCCGACCACACCGCCAGAAAGCTCGTCGAACGCGCCCAGGCCGAACTCCGCCGCCTCATTGCCTGA